A window of Cohnella herbarum contains these coding sequences:
- a CDS encoding ABC transporter ATP-binding protein yields MDIFRALKSYYWQDKGFLWGSVVGLAIATALGLVYPLLLKQLIDDMIIPGEYGGVLALSLTAVGIIFLKAGFQYVHGFSGGRLGNRLAYRLRNGCYEKLQQLSFSYYDTARTGDLMSRLTADIEGIRNFIGFGFAQLLNTGFLLVFGFGMMFYIDWKLTLMTFAVIPVLGYVAIRFEQNIHPVFRSIRSAVGRLTVRVQENITGVRTVKSFAREPFEINKFVKENVDYRDNHLHLAGVWAKYFPMIEFIANLSVAALLLVGGWRVIDGSLTLGDLVALTGMLGLIVAPLWTLGFQINNYTQSKASGERLLELLNQPIAVKNTKNSLELDADAVKGHIRFDDVSFRYTNRDDAPSALLGFNLDAPAGSVIGLLGGTGSGKTTAVGLLLRAYDVGEGSVTLDGVDIRHIELASLRSQTAIVFQESFLFSTTIKENICYGFPEASQEDIEEAARLAQADGFIRELPLGYETVVGERGMGLSGGQKQRIAIARALLSKPKILILDDATSALDMETEHEIQTAIRSVMAGRTVFMIAHRISSLRRADEIIVLDRGHTIQRGTHDKLVRQPGLYRETYRIQYADRPEELDNPSLVSESSAERRVTG; encoded by the coding sequence TTGGATATTTTTCGGGCATTGAAATCGTATTACTGGCAAGATAAAGGCTTTCTATGGGGGTCCGTCGTCGGACTGGCGATTGCAACTGCACTCGGATTGGTATACCCTCTGCTGCTCAAGCAGCTCATCGACGACATGATCATTCCCGGTGAATACGGAGGCGTTCTGGCGCTGTCGTTAACGGCAGTAGGCATCATTTTCTTGAAAGCGGGTTTCCAGTACGTTCACGGCTTTAGCGGCGGGCGACTTGGTAACCGGCTAGCGTACCGCTTGCGCAACGGGTGTTACGAGAAGCTTCAGCAATTATCTTTTTCTTATTATGACACGGCTAGAACGGGGGATCTGATGTCGCGTCTGACGGCCGATATCGAGGGGATTCGCAACTTTATCGGTTTCGGGTTCGCTCAACTGCTGAATACGGGATTTCTGCTCGTCTTCGGCTTCGGAATGATGTTCTACATCGATTGGAAACTAACGTTGATGACTTTCGCGGTCATTCCCGTACTCGGATACGTAGCCATTCGGTTCGAACAGAACATCCATCCGGTGTTTCGTTCCATCCGTTCCGCGGTCGGACGGCTAACGGTTCGCGTTCAAGAGAATATTACCGGGGTTAGAACCGTCAAATCGTTCGCGCGAGAGCCGTTCGAAATCAACAAATTCGTTAAGGAAAACGTGGATTACCGCGATAACCACCTTCATTTGGCAGGTGTCTGGGCGAAGTATTTTCCGATGATCGAGTTTATCGCTAACCTAAGCGTCGCTGCATTGCTGCTCGTGGGCGGTTGGAGAGTCATTGACGGGTCGTTGACTCTAGGCGACTTGGTCGCGCTTACAGGTATGCTAGGCCTTATCGTAGCTCCTCTATGGACGTTGGGGTTCCAGATTAACAACTACACGCAATCCAAAGCTTCCGGGGAACGTTTACTGGAGCTGTTGAATCAACCGATCGCGGTGAAAAATACGAAAAACAGTCTCGAATTGGACGCGGATGCCGTTAAGGGACATATCCGATTCGATGACGTCAGCTTCCGCTATACGAACAGGGACGATGCGCCTTCCGCGTTGCTCGGATTTAATCTCGATGCTCCTGCGGGTTCCGTCATCGGTTTGCTGGGTGGCACGGGTTCTGGGAAAACGACGGCGGTAGGGTTGTTGCTCAGGGCTTACGACGTAGGAGAAGGATCAGTAACATTGGATGGCGTCGACATTCGCCACATTGAACTCGCCAGTTTACGTAGCCAAACGGCGATCGTCTTTCAGGAGTCGTTCCTGTTCTCCACGACGATCAAAGAAAACATTTGCTACGGCTTCCCCGAAGCGAGTCAGGAAGACATCGAAGAAGCCGCGCGGTTAGCGCAAGCGGACGGATTCATCCGCGAGCTTCCGCTAGGCTATGAAACCGTCGTCGGCGAGCGCGGCATGGGGTTATCGGGAGGGCAGAAGCAGCGGATCGCGATCGCCCGGGCATTGTTAAGTAAACCGAAGATTCTAATTCTGGATGACGCGACTAGCGCTTTAGACATGGAAACGGAGCATGAAATTCAGACGGCGATCCGTTCGGTTATGGCGGGTCGCACGGTGTTCATGATCGCGCACCGGATCTCTTCGTTACGCCGAGCAGACGAAATTATCGTACTGGATCGCGGCCATACGATCCAACGGGGAACGCACGACAAGCTCGTGCGACAGCCGGGACTGTATCGCGAGACGTACCGGATTCAATATGCCGATCGTCCGGAAGAGCTGGATAATCCGTCCCTAGTCTCTGAAAGTTCTGCGGAAAGGCGCGTGACGGGATGA
- a CDS encoding ABC transporter ATP-binding protein, whose protein sequence is MSRKFVYQDDELIEKPFNWKQIGRLFTYVKPYQSAVTRVIFVMTVFGMLARLAIPFLMSMAIDRAIHPEDGDGNVTLLVILVATMLAMYGMRWWAQRYTIQQTNEIGQKVIFDLRAALFKHIQSLSFRFFDKRPAGSVLVRVTNDVNSLQDMFTNGVVNTAIDIFQLIGITIILLVMEPKLGLAIMITVPIMFIASSTLRKKIRMAWQVVRIKQSRINSHLNESIQGIRVTQAFAQEQENIGFFDRMNTSNIRSWNRASALNQLFGPVIEITSAIGTLILLLYGTYLIQSGAMTVGVLVAFITYVGSFWEPITRLGNMYSQLLISMSSAERIFEFMDEKPAVPEKEHALTIPELKGNVKLENVTFGYETDRPALRGINLDVKAGLSVALVGHTGSGKSTIVNLLCRFYDTVEGRVLLDGIDVRDVSIESLRSQIGIVLQDTFIFSGTIRDNIRYGRPGATNAEVEAAARSVKAHDFIANLPNGYDTEVEERGNALSVGQRQLLSFARALLANPRILVLDEATASIDTETELRIQEALATLLQGRTSFIVAHRLSTIRHADCIVVLDHGVIVDQGNHEELMKRPGHYRNLVDAQYRFLSA, encoded by the coding sequence ATGAGTCGCAAGTTCGTATACCAAGACGATGAATTAATCGAAAAACCGTTTAACTGGAAGCAAATCGGCAGGCTGTTCACATACGTTAAACCTTATCAATCGGCGGTTACCCGGGTTATTTTCGTCATGACGGTGTTCGGGATGCTGGCTAGGCTCGCGATACCGTTCCTGATGAGCATGGCGATCGATCGAGCCATTCATCCGGAGGACGGGGACGGCAACGTCACCTTGCTGGTTATCTTGGTCGCTACCATGTTAGCCATGTATGGTATGCGATGGTGGGCTCAGAGGTACACGATCCAGCAGACGAACGAAATCGGCCAGAAAGTGATTTTCGACCTGCGAGCCGCGTTATTCAAACATATTCAATCGCTATCGTTTCGTTTTTTCGACAAACGTCCTGCGGGTTCAGTGCTCGTAAGGGTTACGAATGACGTGAACTCCTTGCAGGATATGTTCACGAACGGGGTCGTGAACACGGCGATCGATATTTTCCAACTGATCGGGATTACGATTATTTTGCTCGTTATGGAACCGAAGTTAGGCCTGGCGATCATGATTACGGTGCCTATAATGTTCATCGCATCGTCCACGTTACGCAAAAAAATCCGCATGGCGTGGCAAGTCGTCCGGATTAAGCAGTCGCGGATCAATTCCCATCTGAACGAGAGCATACAGGGCATCCGAGTCACTCAAGCTTTCGCTCAAGAACAGGAAAACATCGGATTTTTCGACCGCATGAACACGAGCAACATTCGCTCTTGGAATCGGGCATCCGCTCTTAATCAGCTGTTCGGCCCGGTCATCGAAATTACTTCGGCGATCGGAACGCTGATCCTGCTCTTGTACGGAACGTATTTGATCCAATCGGGTGCGATGACCGTCGGAGTGCTCGTTGCCTTTATCACGTACGTGGGAAGCTTCTGGGAGCCGATTACGAGGTTGGGGAACATGTATTCCCAGCTATTGATCTCGATGTCCTCGGCGGAACGGATTTTCGAGTTCATGGACGAGAAGCCGGCCGTGCCCGAGAAGGAACATGCGCTTACTATTCCCGAACTGAAAGGAAACGTTAAGCTAGAGAACGTTACTTTCGGATACGAAACGGACCGTCCGGCTCTACGCGGAATCAACCTGGACGTGAAGGCAGGCTTGTCCGTCGCTTTGGTCGGGCACACCGGATCGGGAAAAAGCACCATCGTGAATCTGCTCTGCCGCTTCTATGATACGGTAGAGGGAAGAGTGTTGTTAGATGGAATCGATGTAAGAGACGTATCTATCGAGAGCTTGCGCTCCCAGATCGGAATCGTGCTTCAAGATACGTTTATTTTCTCCGGCACGATCAGGGATAATATCCGCTACGGCCGTCCAGGCGCTACGAACGCGGAAGTCGAGGCTGCCGCCCGCTCGGTGAAGGCTCACGATTTTATAGCGAATTTACCGAACGGTTACGACACGGAAGTAGAGGAGCGAGGAAACGCTCTTTCCGTCGGCCAACGTCAGCTGTTATCCTTTGCCCGCGCGCTGCTTGCTAATCCTCGCATTCTTGTGCTGGACGAAGCGACGGCGAGCATTGATACCGAGACGGAATTGCGCATCCAAGAGGCGCTCGCGACTTTGCTGCAAGGACGCACCTCCTTTATCGTCGCGCACAGATTGTCTACGATTCGCCATGCCGACTGCATCGTCGTGCTGGATCACGGGGTGATCGTCGATCAAGGCAATCACGAGGAACTCATGAAACGTCCCGGCCATTATCGCAATTTGGTCGACGCGCAATATCGTTTTCTCTCGGCATAG
- a CDS encoding GDSL-type esterase/lipase family protein, with the protein MKSTSWLWRILGWTTLICMLVMITGFGWALKDTWFPKVGLALPKASQPETATGGDWNEKQELFVTSLGDSLTKGTGDSTGEGYVNRVVEGLSKQLDKPVHLVNNMAINGQRADQLLELLDVSGYKNAIGKADIILFTIGGNDLFQVAQNGGSLAEGGDLSPELLLERIPETKTRLEGVFRKIRELNPTARIVYVGLYNAFYDLPAMNQKGSEAVALWNDYAFRFAKADGNATVVPTYDLFEFSLMKYLSSDHFHPNALGYTRISERIVQALQ; encoded by the coding sequence ATGAAGTCGACTTCTTGGTTGTGGCGAATCTTAGGCTGGACAACGTTAATCTGCATGCTGGTCATGATTACGGGATTCGGATGGGCGTTAAAAGACACCTGGTTCCCGAAGGTGGGGCTAGCTTTGCCTAAAGCATCGCAACCCGAAACCGCGACCGGCGGGGACTGGAACGAGAAGCAAGAGCTGTTCGTAACGTCCCTCGGAGATTCCTTGACGAAAGGAACGGGAGATTCGACGGGAGAAGGATACGTTAATCGCGTCGTCGAGGGACTGTCGAAACAATTGGACAAGCCCGTTCATTTGGTGAACAACATGGCGATCAATGGACAAAGGGCAGACCAACTCCTTGAGCTTTTGGACGTCAGCGGCTATAAAAATGCGATCGGCAAGGCGGACATCATTCTGTTTACGATCGGCGGCAACGACTTGTTCCAAGTTGCCCAGAACGGCGGATCGCTGGCAGAGGGAGGAGACTTGTCCCCGGAACTTCTGCTAGAGCGGATACCGGAGACGAAGACGCGCCTAGAGGGCGTTTTCCGTAAAATCAGAGAGCTGAATCCTACGGCGCGCATCGTATACGTCGGGTTATATAACGCTTTCTATGATCTCCCGGCGATGAATCAAAAAGGAAGCGAAGCGGTAGCGCTGTGGAACGATTATGCGTTCCGTTTCGCTAAAGCGGACGGCAACGCGACGGTCGTGCCGACTTACGATCTATTCGAGTTTAGCTTGATGAAGTACCTTTCCTCGGACCATTTTCACCCGAATGCCCTAGGCTATACCCGAATCTCCGAAAGAATCGTACAGGCTCTGCAATAA
- a CDS encoding ABC transporter ATP-binding protein, which produces MSIASKETVLSVQGLKKNIGRKPIIHNVSFDVYAGEIFGFLGPNGSGKTTTIRMLVDLIKPSAGKIIVCGEDIGIHPERALSHIGCIVENPEMYGFMTGWENLEHFARMQAGITIERISEVVEIVGLDQRIHDKVKNYSLGMRQRLGIAQALLGSPKLLILDEPTNGLDPKGIKELREFIRTLAQSGMSLFISSHLLSEIQLMCDRVAIIARGEVIAVGEVEELVSQAGTYTVWQVDQPSIAKQMLEAETSVQLVSDDVHRIDEALMSTLHEPIVTIMDERRVSEWVNRFVAAGIAVSSVQRVAPSLEELFLKLTEGEKIG; this is translated from the coding sequence ATGAGCATAGCGAGTAAAGAAACGGTGTTGTCCGTTCAAGGATTAAAGAAGAACATCGGGCGCAAACCGATCATTCATAACGTCTCCTTCGACGTATACGCGGGCGAAATCTTCGGATTTCTAGGGCCTAACGGTTCGGGGAAGACGACTACGATCCGCATGTTGGTCGATTTAATCAAGCCGTCGGCGGGTAAAATCATCGTCTGCGGAGAAGATATCGGAATTCATCCGGAGAGGGCTCTCTCGCATATCGGCTGTATCGTGGAAAATCCGGAAATGTACGGCTTTATGACTGGGTGGGAAAATCTCGAGCATTTCGCACGCATGCAAGCCGGCATTACGATCGAAAGAATTTCGGAAGTCGTCGAGATCGTAGGTCTCGATCAGAGAATTCACGATAAAGTGAAAAACTATTCCTTAGGCATGAGACAGCGTCTAGGCATCGCGCAAGCGCTATTAGGCAGCCCTAAGCTGCTCATACTGGACGAGCCGACGAACGGCTTGGATCCCAAAGGAATTAAAGAATTGCGCGAATTTATCCGTACTTTGGCGCAAAGCGGCATGAGCTTGTTCATCTCCAGTCACTTGCTGAGCGAAATTCAACTGATGTGCGATCGCGTCGCGATCATCGCGCGCGGGGAAGTGATCGCCGTCGGAGAGGTGGAGGAATTGGTGTCCCAAGCGGGAACCTACACGGTTTGGCAGGTGGATCAACCGTCTATCGCCAAACAAATGCTAGAAGCCGAGACTAGCGTACAACTCGTGTCCGACGACGTTCATCGGATCGACGAAGCCTTGATGTCGACGCTTCATGAACCTATCGTTACGATTATGGACGAGCGACGCGTCAGCGAATGGGTTAACCGTTTCGTAGCCGCGGGCATCGCCGTCAGCTCCGTGCAACGCGTGGCGCCTTCCCTGGAAGAGCTATTCTTGAAGCTGACGGAGGGGGAGAAAATTGGCTAA
- a CDS encoding ABC transporter permease: MANLLSLIQNETLKVWKKKRFAVVVLILMILIPIFVYAQMKIAQNSANKFHEDWRSELQSRITDNTNALSSDRIPEEWKEWRRALVQQLQYYLDHDINPESPNAVTFTRRFMDNAVTLFIPLMVLAIASDLVSSERSTGTIKMLLTRPVRRWRILFAKLASLTLYVSLIMITTVLLCYLISGLVFGYKGWGEPVFVGFQVQGADVDTSGVHAVTQGVYLLMQAGLIWFSAMVVAIIALMVSVLVRSTAASFVTMMATIIAGTILANMASSWKSAKYLFNVNLELSSYLRGTPPPIEGMTLGFSLAVLGVWGVLALIVSFTVFTKQDILN, translated from the coding sequence TTGGCTAATCTACTTTCATTGATTCAGAACGAGACGTTAAAGGTATGGAAGAAAAAAAGGTTCGCCGTCGTCGTGCTCATCTTAATGATTCTGATTCCGATTTTCGTCTATGCCCAGATGAAGATCGCCCAGAACAGCGCGAATAAATTTCACGAGGATTGGCGATCGGAGCTGCAAAGCCGCATCACGGACAATACGAACGCGCTCAGCAGCGACCGGATACCGGAGGAATGGAAAGAATGGCGCAGAGCGCTCGTGCAGCAGCTGCAATATTACTTGGATCACGATATTAATCCGGAATCGCCGAACGCGGTTACGTTCACCCGCCGGTTCATGGATAATGCGGTCACGCTGTTTATCCCGCTGATGGTTCTCGCTATCGCGTCGGATCTCGTTTCTTCGGAACGATCGACGGGTACGATCAAGATGCTGCTCACGCGGCCCGTTCGCAGGTGGCGTATTTTGTTCGCTAAGCTTGCTTCGCTAACCTTGTACGTATCCCTGATCATGATTACGACCGTGCTGCTCTGTTATTTGATCTCCGGTTTAGTATTCGGCTACAAGGGCTGGGGCGAGCCGGTGTTCGTCGGATTTCAGGTGCAAGGAGCGGACGTGGATACGAGCGGCGTTCATGCCGTTACCCAAGGCGTTTACTTGCTGATGCAGGCAGGACTCATCTGGTTTTCCGCTATGGTCGTAGCGATTATTGCCTTGATGGTGTCCGTTCTCGTACGGAGCACGGCGGCGAGTTTCGTGACGATGATGGCGACGATTATCGCGGGAACGATCTTGGCGAACATGGCTTCTTCTTGGAAAAGCGCCAAATATTTGTTTAACGTGAATTTGGAATTATCGTCTTATTTAAGGGGTACTCCGCCTCCGATCGAGGGGATGACGCTTGGTTTTTCGCTGGCGGTATTAGGGGTTTGGGGCGTCTTGGCGCTTATTGTTTCATTCACCGTCTTTACGAAGCAAGACATCTTGAATTAG
- the parE gene encoding DNA topoisomerase IV subunit B, translating to MTDQFDLFTENAANAGGDYNADDIQILEGLTAVRKRPGMYIGSTTASGLHHLLWEIVDNAVDEHLARFCSKIDVIVHSDNSVTVIDNGRGIPTGMHKSGIPTPQVVYTILHAGGKFGGGGYKKSGGLHGVGASVTNALSEWLEVEIYRDNKIHKMRFQTWVDDKGIEHVGEPVTGLEVIGNTNRTGTKVTFKPDPKVFHGHVSMNYDTLSERLQEIAFLNSGLKVNIKDERSGKSDTYHYEGGARQFVQFLNEEKSVLHDVIHFTAEKDEIEVEVALQYNDGYTETLASFVNSIPTRGGGTHETGFKTAYTRVMNEYARKTAQLKEKDKNLEGNDLREGLMAVINIKMSEVEFVGQTKDQLGSASARSAVDAIVADKMTVFLEENPQVGQLLIRKSVQASKAREAARKAREEIRSGKKRSESASLGGKLSPAQSKDSTRNELFIVEGDSAGGSAKQGRDSKYQAILPLKGKPMNPEKSKLVDILKNDEYKAIIAAIGAGIGSDFEVEECNYSKVIIMTDADTDGAHIQVLLLTFFYRYMKPLIDAGKVFIAQPPLYKLTRKSGKLETVRYAWTDDQLSNYMKEIGKGAELQRYKGLGEMNPDQLWETTMNYETRTFLQVQIEDAAKAERRVSTLMGDKVDPRKRWIIENVDFTEYEE from the coding sequence GTGACCGATCAATTCGACCTATTCACTGAGAACGCCGCAAACGCGGGCGGCGATTATAACGCGGATGATATTCAAATTCTTGAAGGATTAACCGCGGTACGCAAAAGACCTGGGATGTACATCGGAAGCACGACGGCGTCGGGGCTTCATCATCTGCTGTGGGAAATCGTAGATAATGCGGTAGACGAGCATTTAGCGAGATTTTGTTCGAAAATCGACGTTATCGTGCATTCCGATAATTCGGTTACCGTTATCGACAATGGCCGGGGAATCCCGACGGGGATGCACAAGAGCGGAATACCGACTCCGCAAGTCGTATACACGATTTTGCATGCCGGAGGTAAATTCGGCGGCGGAGGATACAAGAAATCCGGAGGCTTGCACGGAGTTGGCGCATCCGTAACGAACGCTTTGTCCGAATGGCTCGAGGTGGAGATTTACCGGGATAACAAGATACATAAGATGAGATTCCAGACATGGGTCGACGACAAAGGAATCGAGCATGTCGGCGAGCCCGTTACCGGACTGGAAGTGATCGGCAACACGAATCGCACCGGCACGAAGGTTACCTTCAAACCGGATCCGAAAGTGTTCCACGGTCACGTCAGCATGAACTACGATACGTTGTCGGAACGACTGCAGGAAATCGCGTTCTTAAACTCGGGCTTGAAAGTGAACATCAAGGACGAACGCAGCGGCAAATCGGACACGTACCACTACGAAGGCGGAGCGCGTCAATTCGTGCAATTCCTTAACGAAGAAAAATCGGTACTTCACGACGTTATCCATTTTACGGCGGAGAAGGATGAAATCGAAGTTGAAGTCGCGCTCCAATATAACGACGGTTATACGGAGACGTTGGCTTCGTTCGTTAACTCCATTCCGACCCGCGGCGGCGGTACGCACGAAACCGGTTTTAAAACTGCGTATACCCGCGTCATGAACGAGTATGCCCGCAAGACGGCGCAGCTCAAGGAAAAGGACAAAAATCTCGAAGGAAACGATCTTCGCGAAGGCTTAATGGCCGTTATCAATATTAAGATGTCGGAAGTGGAATTCGTCGGACAGACGAAGGACCAGCTCGGCAGCGCTTCCGCGCGGAGCGCGGTCGATGCGATCGTCGCGGACAAGATGACCGTATTCCTGGAGGAAAATCCTCAAGTCGGGCAATTATTGATCCGCAAATCGGTCCAAGCCTCCAAGGCGCGCGAAGCCGCGCGCAAAGCACGCGAGGAAATTCGTAGCGGCAAGAAGCGGAGCGAGAGCGCAAGTCTCGGCGGCAAGCTGTCCCCGGCACAGTCCAAGGATAGCACCCGCAACGAGTTGTTTATCGTGGAGGGAGATTCCGCGGGCGGTTCGGCCAAACAAGGACGGGATTCCAAGTACCAGGCGATCTTGCCTCTTAAGGGCAAACCGATGAATCCCGAGAAGTCCAAACTGGTTGATATTCTGAAGAACGACGAGTACAAAGCGATTATCGCGGCAATCGGCGCCGGTATCGGATCGGACTTCGAAGTAGAGGAATGCAACTACTCGAAAGTCATTATCATGACGGATGCAGATACGGACGGCGCGCACATTCAAGTGTTGCTGCTGACGTTCTTCTATCGCTATATGAAGCCGTTAATCGACGCGGGCAAAGTATTCATCGCTCAACCGCCTCTTTATAAGCTGACGAGGAAATCGGGAAAGCTAGAGACGGTGCGATACGCTTGGACAGACGATCAGCTTAGCAATTATATGAAGGAAATCGGCAAAGGAGCCGAGTTGCAACGGTACAAAGGTCTCGGCGAGATGAATCCGGATCAGCTGTGGGAGACGACGATGAACTACGAGACCCGCACGTTCCTTCAGGTGCAGATCGAAGATGCAGCCAAAGCGGAGCGCCGCGTCTCTACTCTCATGGGCGACAAGGTCGATCCTCGGAAACGTTGGATTATCGAGAACGTTGATTTCACGGAGTATGAAGAATAG
- the gyrA gene encoding DNA gyrase subunit A, whose translation MSLLEQFLPAFLEEVVGDRFGRYSKYIIQDRAIPDVRDGLKPVQRRILYAMYDSGNTPDKPYRKSAKTVGDVMGNYHPHGDSSIYEGMVRMAQPWKMAHMLVDGHGNWGSMDDDPPAAMRYTEARLSHISMELLRDIEKRTVLFKDNFDNTAKEPVVLPSRYPNLLVNGVSGISAGFATEIPTHNLREIIDACVSLMNKPDMTVQELMEIVKGPDFPTGGLIMGGDGIREAYETGKGKIYIRSKTVIEDMRGGKQQIVITEIPYQIVKSKLVNSIDNLRMEKKVEGIAEVRDESGRNGLRIVVELKKDVDAEGILAYLLKKTDLQTAYNFNMVAIVNKAPRQLGIKQILEAYVAHQKEVVTHRTQYDLEKAEDRAHVLEGLVKALNLLDQIIETIKASKNRMDAQNNLIAKFGFSERQADAILTLQLYRLTNLEINQLEKEHAETMKKIAQLRAILESPRKLMNVIKDELTEIRDKYGIDRRSVIQGEVEEIKVNLEVTVPAEEVLITLSREGYIKRTSLLSFTRSGGEIGSAGVKEGDVIRWSMGMNTLDPLLLFTQKGYYYLLPVHQIPEFKWKDTGTAIVNLLPLAKDDRIVGIVTAKSADFVSAAAEGESVNGEGPMLVFVTRRGQVKRTPLVDYATTRSMAIAACKVSDGDEIIKVFRSDQPDDLLLVTEQGMSIRFNQAEVSLQGRVAGGVRGITLKEGDKLADAIPVIGDEGEVLVLSDYGYAKRSLVLDYPQQGRGGKGIQTFEFKEGKRVRPNGTILVAAFHVKEAVSLLALTANGSVSEFVSESAPLDDRKGQGKLMTAVDRGDVLTEAFVKPLST comes from the coding sequence GTGAGCCTACTTGAGCAATTTTTACCGGCATTTCTGGAGGAGGTCGTAGGCGACCGCTTCGGACGTTATTCTAAATATATTATTCAAGATCGCGCGATTCCCGACGTTCGCGACGGTTTGAAACCCGTTCAGCGTCGTATTCTGTACGCGATGTACGATTCCGGCAATACGCCGGACAAGCCGTATCGGAAGTCGGCCAAGACGGTCGGAGACGTGATGGGCAACTATCATCCGCACGGCGATTCTTCGATCTACGAAGGTATGGTCCGGATGGCGCAGCCATGGAAAATGGCGCATATGCTCGTAGACGGCCATGGCAACTGGGGCTCGATGGACGATGATCCGCCGGCGGCAATGCGTTATACGGAAGCGCGCTTGTCCCACATCTCAATGGAACTGCTGCGCGATATCGAGAAGAGAACGGTTTTATTTAAGGATAACTTCGATAATACCGCCAAGGAGCCCGTCGTGCTTCCTTCCCGGTATCCGAATTTGCTCGTCAACGGAGTATCGGGAATCTCAGCCGGATTCGCTACCGAAATCCCGACGCATAATTTGCGCGAGATTATCGATGCTTGCGTTTCGCTGATGAATAAACCGGACATGACCGTTCAAGAGTTAATGGAAATCGTCAAGGGGCCGGATTTTCCGACCGGCGGTCTGATTATGGGCGGAGACGGAATTCGCGAAGCTTACGAAACGGGAAAAGGTAAAATCTATATTCGGTCCAAGACCGTTATCGAGGATATGCGGGGCGGCAAGCAACAGATCGTCATCACCGAAATTCCTTATCAGATCGTCAAGTCCAAGCTGGTTAACTCCATCGATAACCTTCGGATGGAGAAGAAGGTGGAGGGCATTGCCGAAGTACGGGACGAGAGCGGCAGGAACGGCCTGCGCATTGTCGTAGAGTTGAAGAAGGACGTAGATGCCGAAGGCATTTTGGCGTATTTGCTTAAGAAAACCGACCTTCAGACGGCTTATAACTTCAATATGGTGGCTATCGTTAACAAAGCTCCGCGTCAGTTAGGGATCAAACAGATTCTTGAAGCTTACGTGGCCCACCAGAAGGAAGTCGTAACCCACCGTACCCAATACGACTTGGAAAAAGCCGAAGACCGCGCACACGTCTTGGAAGGGCTCGTTAAAGCGCTCAATCTATTGGATCAGATCATCGAGACGATCAAAGCTTCCAAAAACCGGATGGACGCGCAGAACAATTTGATCGCCAAGTTCGGTTTCTCCGAACGTCAGGCGGATGCGATCCTTACGTTGCAATTATATCGCCTGACCAACCTGGAGATTAACCAGTTGGAGAAGGAACACGCGGAAACGATGAAGAAAATCGCCCAGTTACGCGCGATTCTGGAAAGCCCTCGCAAGCTGATGAATGTCATCAAAGACGAACTGACGGAAATCCGCGATAAATACGGCATTGATCGTCGTTCCGTCATTCAGGGCGAGGTCGAAGAAATCAAAGTCAACCTCGAGGTGACGGTCCCGGCGGAAGAGGTGTTAATCACTCTTAGCCGCGAAGGTTATATCAAACGGACGAGCCTGCTGTCCTTCACCCGCTCGGGCGGCGAAATCGGCAGCGCCGGGGTTAAAGAAGGCGATGTCATCCGTTGGAGCATGGGGATGAACACGCTTGATCCGCTCTTGTTGTTTACGCAAAAAGGTTACTACTATTTGCTGCCGGTCCACCAAATTCCCGAATTTAAGTGGAAAGACACGGGGACGGCAATCGTGAATTTGCTTCCACTTGCCAAGGATGACCGAATTGTCGGCATCGTAACGGCCAAATCGGCCGATTTCGTTTCTGCGGCAGCGGAAGGCGAATCGGTCAACGGAGAAGGGCCGATGCTCGTATTCGTCACGAGACGCGGTCAAGTGAAAAGGACGCCGCTCGTCGATTACGCAACGACGCGAAGCATGGCTATCGCGGCTTGCAAAGTATCCGACGGGGACGAGATCATTAAAGTATTCCGGTCCGATCAGCCTGACGATCTATTGCTCGTTACGGAGCAAGGGATGAGCATCCGCTTCAACCAAGCGGAAGTCAGCTTGCAAGGCAGGGTCGCCGGGGGCGTTAGAGGGATTACGCTTAAAGAAGGCGATAAATTAGCCGACGCGATTCCCGTGATCGGAGACGAAGGGGAAGTTCTCGTCTTATCCGATTACGGTTACGCGAAACGTTCGCTTGTCCTGGATTACCCGCAACAGGGCAGAGGCGGCAAAGGCATTCAAACCTTCGAGTTCAAGGAAGGCAAACGGGTTCGTCCGAACGGCACGATACTCGTCGCCGCTTTCCACGTTAAGGAAGCCGTCAGCTTGCTTGCGTTAACGGCAAACGGTTCGGTATCCGAATTCGTCTCCGAGAGCGCGCCGCTTGACGATCGCAAAGGGCAAGGCAAGCTGATGACGGCCGTCGATCGCGGAGACGTACTGACGGAAGCATTCGTTAAACCGCTCTCCACTTGA